One Terriglobales bacterium DNA window includes the following coding sequences:
- a CDS encoding glycosyltransferase family 4 protein, with translation MHICYIADARSPIAKSWISYFVGKDYRITVISSYPCSDHEIPGATTIQFPLVWTKWTNSGLNGQTSSRRPAMRVPTLPVSLQMHLRAWSAPLSIRLRSAALARVISELKPDLVHALRLPYEGLFAAGAVSSAPLLISVWGNDLTLFAERYRRLGKLTDAALRRADGLHCDCERDRKLAIAGGFSEQKPIAVLPGNGGIDTGFYFRLQREPSVLMRFRIPGNRQLVINPRGIRAYVRNETFFKAIPLVLRQVPDAFFIAPGMQGNKTAERWVRSMGISDSVLLLPVLEKEDLARLFAASEVMVSPSSHDGTPNSLLESMACGCLPVVGGVESVKEWITHEQNGLFCDESSPESLAAAMVRALNDTELKRHAACANRDLIQARADRSKVMAQAEKLYEQVVHRHVRGSAWKPRGRNALAVGAH, from the coding sequence GTGCATATCTGCTACATCGCCGACGCGCGCAGTCCGATCGCGAAGAGCTGGATCTCGTACTTCGTCGGGAAGGACTACCGAATCACTGTAATCAGTTCATATCCGTGTAGCGATCACGAGATACCGGGAGCGACTACCATTCAGTTTCCTCTGGTGTGGACTAAGTGGACGAATAGTGGACTGAATGGACAGACTTCGTCGAGGCGACCTGCAATGCGGGTGCCTACTCTGCCCGTAAGCTTGCAGATGCACCTGCGAGCCTGGTCGGCGCCTCTGAGCATACGTTTACGATCAGCGGCTCTGGCACGGGTCATTTCTGAACTCAAGCCCGATCTTGTACACGCGTTGCGCTTGCCCTATGAAGGGCTGTTCGCGGCTGGAGCGGTCAGCTCTGCGCCGCTGCTCATTTCCGTTTGGGGAAATGACCTCACGTTGTTCGCGGAACGCTATCGGCGGCTAGGTAAGCTCACTGATGCTGCTCTGCGGCGCGCTGACGGACTGCACTGCGATTGTGAACGCGATCGCAAGCTCGCAATAGCCGGCGGGTTTTCCGAGCAGAAACCAATTGCAGTCCTGCCCGGCAATGGAGGGATAGATACCGGCTTCTATTTCCGTCTGCAGCGAGAACCAAGTGTTCTAATGCGCTTCAGAATTCCAGGCAATCGGCAATTGGTAATCAATCCACGGGGCATTCGTGCCTACGTACGCAATGAGACCTTCTTCAAGGCTATCCCCCTGGTACTGCGGCAAGTACCGGATGCTTTCTTCATCGCTCCTGGCATGCAGGGAAACAAAACCGCTGAGCGGTGGGTGAGAAGCATGGGAATCTCGGACTCGGTGCTCCTGCTCCCCGTTTTGGAAAAGGAAGACCTTGCTCGGCTGTTTGCCGCGTCGGAAGTAATGGTTTCGCCGAGCTCGCACGACGGCACTCCGAATTCGTTACTAGAATCGATGGCGTGCGGATGCCTTCCGGTGGTGGGCGGCGTTGAGTCGGTCAAAGAATGGATTACTCACGAACAGAACGGGCTGTTCTGCGATGAGAGCAGTCCAGAATCCCTTGCAGCTGCAATGGTCCGCGCATTGAATGATACGGAACTGAAAAGGCATGCAGCATGTGCAAATCGCGATTTGATCCAGGCCAGGGCCGACCGAAGCAAGGTGATGGCGCAGGCCGAAAAGTTGTACGAGCAGGTTGTTCATCGACACGTTCGCGGATCTGCTTGGAAGCCGCGGGGGAGGAACGCATTGGCCGTTGGCGCCCACTAA
- a CDS encoding O-antigen polymerase: MPIPLFNTVLLDISIWAVCVIALVVFARLSATHPATPYVIFHGWFVTGRALAILNGAPTLFSRPGGDPVDANEIARAVLLADAALIAMTGAWILAAHRNARGESPFHFEPMPLRRDLIRLVAAFAIPLGTIAMLLWSRVPGLEAPAFAARWADSSWAVVAESWVGLGLLALIYSGGFKMVLTAPFVAYLVLAGYQGNFRFRLLIPLILLVQIYVDRQGKRWPSTRACIALLACAVLFFPLKGIGQGLQAGAEPAALWQSTQRQIANVFRGTHPDEMILDELASTLTLADQHGKLFWGRTYSGILTVAVPRQWWPEKPGLADFEKEISTAARPIAADGMVVTMLGEFYLNFWYPGVILLSFATAYLLGRAFDAAYRRSYFTLARFAYLLVACNLIQVFRDGLISLFVFVAINMMPLMAIVLLHFVYPARVVRSSPLLQTPRVRAGVTEQRVS, translated from the coding sequence TTGCCGATTCCGCTCTTCAACACGGTGCTGCTGGACATATCGATCTGGGCGGTCTGCGTCATCGCATTGGTGGTCTTCGCCCGGTTGTCGGCGACGCATCCTGCGACGCCGTATGTCATCTTTCACGGCTGGTTTGTCACAGGTCGCGCTCTCGCCATTCTCAATGGCGCCCCGACGCTGTTCTCCCGGCCGGGAGGCGATCCTGTAGACGCAAATGAAATCGCTCGCGCCGTGCTCCTGGCGGACGCCGCTCTAATCGCCATGACTGGTGCATGGATTCTCGCGGCACACCGAAATGCACGAGGCGAGTCTCCGTTCCACTTCGAGCCGATGCCGCTAAGGCGCGACCTCATTCGACTGGTCGCCGCGTTTGCGATCCCCCTCGGCACAATCGCCATGCTCCTGTGGAGTAGGGTTCCCGGGCTTGAGGCTCCCGCGTTTGCGGCAAGGTGGGCAGATTCAAGTTGGGCTGTGGTCGCAGAGTCGTGGGTCGGACTCGGTTTGCTGGCGCTGATCTACTCTGGCGGTTTCAAAATGGTGCTGACTGCGCCGTTTGTAGCCTATCTTGTGCTGGCTGGTTACCAGGGCAACTTCCGTTTTCGCTTACTTATTCCCTTGATCCTGCTAGTGCAGATCTATGTCGATCGTCAGGGCAAGAGATGGCCATCAACGAGGGCATGTATAGCGCTTCTGGCGTGCGCGGTCCTCTTTTTTCCCTTAAAGGGAATTGGACAAGGTTTGCAGGCCGGAGCCGAACCTGCTGCGCTTTGGCAGAGCACCCAACGCCAGATTGCGAATGTTTTTCGCGGAACTCATCCCGACGAGATGATTCTGGATGAACTCGCGAGCACGCTCACCCTTGCTGATCAGCACGGAAAGCTCTTTTGGGGAAGAACCTACTCAGGGATACTCACGGTTGCTGTCCCCCGACAGTGGTGGCCAGAAAAGCCGGGTCTCGCAGATTTTGAAAAAGAAATCTCAACCGCCGCGAGACCCATCGCGGCGGACGGCATGGTTGTGACCATGCTCGGCGAATTTTATTTGAACTTCTGGTATCCGGGAGTGATCCTGCTCTCGTTCGCGACTGCTTATCTGTTGGGACGAGCATTCGACGCAGCATATCGAAGGAGCTACTTCACCCTCGCGCGATTCGCATATCTACTTGTGGCCTGCAACCTGATTCAGGTCTTCCGGGACGGGCTCATCTCGTTGTTTGTCTTTGTCGCGATTAACATGATGCCGCTCATGGCAATCGTCCTCTTGCATTTCGTCTATCCCGCGCGCGTGGTTCGATCGAGTCCTCTCCTGCAAACTCCGCGTGTGCGAGCAGGTGTTACGGAGCAGAGGGTGAGCTAA
- a CDS encoding FkbM family methyltransferase — translation MLQSLKTRVAHVTELKPVGIAIGKLFDERIPSRGLRIHSNGLAPEVKSQLLFRTYESAEIRAVCRHLRSDLDVIELGASIGVLSCHIRRKLAIDRHLYAIEPDPDLVKLFEQNLKINGINCGVTILNRAISNISGEQSFVRGNTNLSGHTPQVCHGGSLTVEGTTMSDLIAHLGVGEYALVCDIEGLEIELLAEEFEAFRNCEQIIVELHQREYSDSERLIQQLQHAHRFSLQARYGSVYVLTRSARVEKQYVRAGRQTA, via the coding sequence GTGCTCCAATCTTTAAAGACCCGCGTGGCCCACGTGACTGAGCTGAAACCAGTCGGGATCGCAATCGGCAAACTTTTTGACGAGCGAATACCGTCGCGAGGATTGCGCATCCACAGCAACGGCCTCGCTCCTGAGGTCAAATCGCAACTCCTGTTTCGCACCTACGAAAGCGCCGAGATTCGGGCGGTATGTCGGCACCTCCGCAGTGACCTTGATGTGATCGAACTAGGCGCCAGCATTGGCGTTCTCTCTTGCCATATTCGCCGCAAGCTCGCGATCGATCGTCATCTTTACGCTATCGAGCCTGATCCTGACCTCGTGAAATTGTTCGAGCAAAACCTGAAAATCAATGGAATCAATTGCGGAGTAACAATTCTGAATCGCGCAATCTCGAATATCTCAGGTGAGCAGAGTTTCGTGCGAGGCAATACGAATCTGAGTGGACACACACCTCAGGTATGCCACGGAGGGTCGCTAACAGTCGAAGGCACGACTATGAGCGACTTGATTGCTCACCTTGGTGTTGGGGAATATGCGCTGGTCTGCGATATCGAAGGGCTCGAGATAGAGCTCCTCGCTGAAGAATTCGAGGCCTTTAGAAACTGCGAGCAAATCATAGTCGAGCTACACCAGCGTGAATACAGCGACTCCGAACGCCTGATTCAGCAACTACAACATGCGCATCGGTTCAGCTTGCAGGCTCGATACGGAAGCGTTTACGTTCTAACGCGTTCTGCTCGTGTAGAGAAACAATACGTTCGAGCAGGTCGGCAAACTGCTTAG
- a CDS encoding acetyltransferase, which yields MGEPLVVYGAGGHGKVVAEILLAGGQQIAGFLDDNPALSGSRVLDFPVFGAAEWLEKNASARVALGIGNNSQRERAAQQITRFGCKLITAIHSSATIARSARVGCGVVIMASAVLNSECHIGDGVIINTGAIVEHDVKINRYAHLAPRCVTGGGVEISDFAQIGIGAVVLPGKRIGAHAVIGAGAVVTDDIPPNVVVSGVPARAHS from the coding sequence ATGGGCGAACCGCTCGTGGTTTATGGTGCAGGAGGACACGGCAAAGTCGTCGCTGAGATTCTGCTCGCAGGTGGGCAGCAGATTGCAGGCTTTCTCGACGATAATCCGGCGCTCAGCGGTTCACGTGTGCTGGATTTTCCCGTCTTCGGTGCTGCTGAATGGTTGGAGAAGAATGCATCCGCAAGGGTGGCGCTCGGGATCGGCAACAATTCGCAACGCGAACGCGCGGCTCAGCAGATAACAAGGTTCGGCTGCAAGCTGATCACCGCCATTCATTCAAGTGCCACCATCGCTCGCAGCGCAAGGGTCGGCTGTGGCGTCGTGATCATGGCGTCAGCAGTGCTAAATTCGGAGTGCCACATTGGTGATGGTGTAATCATCAACACCGGCGCGATCGTCGAACATGATGTGAAAATCAATCGGTATGCACATCTCGCACCGCGCTGCGTCACGGGCGGTGGTGTGGAGATTAGCGACTTCGCCCAAATTGGGATTGGCGCAGTTGTGCTTCCCGGGAAGCGCATTGGCGCGCATGCAGTGATTGGAGCAGGAGCGGTAGTAACTGATGACATTCCCCCCAACGTGGTCGTCTCTGGTGTCCCTGCTCGAGCGCATTCGTAA
- a CDS encoding DUF5715 family protein — translation MRRFYLILLSAMIAVSAQASVHNVPRRSTTRHLSSSHRHRRHAHLRRLRYYGPPVAPELRGSRDSLLKQNLEIDQAGLQRIEDDEQLQQLEERGVLVRLEDTQYVTISPSLKDTRRYARPWTAQFVDDMGREFYEKFHKPIEVNSAVRTMEQQRKLMRHNHNAAPAEGEVASSHLAGTTVDIAKRGLTRKQHKWIADYLANLKQQDVIEPEEERRQACFHVMVSQRYPYPVAIQTKATVTPEPAPEAPVLPPLPPTQ, via the coding sequence ATGCGCCGTTTCTATCTCATTCTGCTCTCGGCCATGATTGCGGTGTCGGCCCAGGCTAGCGTGCACAATGTGCCGCGCCGGTCGACCACGCGTCACCTTTCTTCTTCACACCGCCATCGCCGGCACGCGCATCTGCGCCGGCTGCGCTACTACGGGCCGCCGGTTGCGCCGGAGTTGCGCGGATCGCGCGATTCGCTGCTCAAACAGAATCTTGAAATCGATCAGGCGGGGTTGCAGCGGATCGAAGATGATGAGCAGCTGCAGCAGCTTGAAGAACGCGGCGTACTGGTTCGGCTCGAAGATACGCAATACGTAACCATCAGTCCTTCGCTGAAGGATACGCGTCGCTATGCGCGTCCGTGGACGGCGCAGTTCGTCGATGACATGGGCCGAGAGTTCTACGAAAAGTTCCACAAGCCGATCGAGGTGAACTCAGCCGTACGCACCATGGAGCAACAGCGCAAGCTGATGCGGCACAACCACAATGCCGCTCCGGCTGAGGGCGAAGTGGCTTCCTCGCACCTTGCCGGCACTACGGTTGACATCGCCAAACGCGGACTGACTCGCAAGCAGCACAAATGGATCGCCGATTATCTTGCAAATCTGAAGCAGCAAGATGTGATTGAGCCGGAAGAAGAGCGCCGTCAGGCTTGCTTCCACGTGATGGTTTCGCAGCGGTATCCGTATCCTGTTGCGATTCAGACCAAGGCTACGGTTACGCCCGAGCCGGCTCCGGAAGCGCCAGTGCTTCCGCCGCTTCCTCCGACACAATAG
- a CDS encoding glycosyltransferase family 4 protein, with the protein MRILLIHQAFCGPNDPGGTRHYEIALRLAAQGHEVTIVTSRYSYLTGTAKDHCIYPAGMRLLFASTLGDLHKRYVQRLLAFLSFAITSFFVAVRSGPHDIVLGTSPPISQCFPALCVALLRKKPFVLEVRDLWPEFAIALGLLRNPLLIGATKSSEKLLYRFASAIVVNSPGYTSYLQQQGVPQSKIVLVANGVDPSAFNPDDKGEEFRAAYGLANSFVVMYTGALGLANGAESLLEAASLLRHESDLNFVIVGDGKHRSNLQQMARDLGLANVLFVPAQPKTRMPGILAAADVCVATLANVSSLQVTYPNKIFDYMAAGRPTVLAIEGPIREVIQASGGGLCVNPGDTSALAEALLRLRQSPLLRTEMGLKARSYVEIHFNRAVQAKQFADLLERIVSLHEQNALERKRFRIEPAS; encoded by the coding sequence ATGCGAATTCTGCTCATTCATCAAGCTTTCTGCGGCCCGAATGATCCCGGCGGAACGCGCCATTACGAGATCGCGTTGAGACTGGCGGCTCAAGGACACGAAGTCACAATTGTGACAAGCCGGTACAGTTACCTGACCGGCACTGCGAAGGACCATTGCATTTATCCAGCCGGCATGCGACTCCTTTTCGCATCAACGTTGGGCGATCTGCACAAAAGATACGTTCAGCGACTGTTAGCCTTCCTCAGTTTTGCCATCACTTCCTTTTTTGTGGCAGTGCGCTCGGGACCGCACGACATCGTTTTGGGAACTTCTCCTCCGATATCTCAGTGTTTTCCTGCGCTCTGTGTTGCGCTGCTTCGCAAGAAACCGTTTGTGCTGGAGGTGCGCGATCTCTGGCCTGAATTTGCAATTGCACTCGGCCTTTTGCGCAATCCGTTGCTCATTGGCGCCACCAAAAGTTCGGAAAAGCTTTTATATCGATTTGCCAGCGCAATCGTTGTGAATTCCCCAGGGTATACAAGCTACTTACAGCAACAGGGTGTTCCGCAATCGAAGATCGTCCTGGTCGCGAATGGTGTCGATCCATCCGCGTTCAATCCAGACGATAAAGGCGAGGAGTTTCGAGCAGCGTACGGCTTGGCCAACAGCTTTGTCGTGATGTACACCGGCGCGCTCGGATTGGCAAACGGAGCTGAATCTCTTTTAGAGGCCGCTTCCCTCCTGCGACATGAATCCGATCTCAACTTCGTGATTGTTGGTGACGGCAAACACAGATCCAACTTGCAGCAAATGGCACGAGATCTTGGCTTAGCAAACGTGCTGTTCGTGCCGGCACAGCCGAAGACACGCATGCCTGGAATTCTGGCTGCCGCGGATGTCTGTGTTGCTACACTCGCGAATGTCTCCTCGTTGCAGGTCACATATCCGAATAAGATATTCGACTACATGGCAGCCGGCAGGCCTACAGTGCTCGCGATCGAGGGTCCGATTCGGGAAGTCATCCAAGCCTCAGGAGGAGGGCTCTGTGTCAATCCGGGAGATACTAGTGCACTCGCAGAAGCGCTCCTGCGATTGCGACAATCCCCGCTGTTGAGAACCGAAATGGGACTCAAAGCACGATCGTACGTTGAAATTCACTTCAACCGCGCCGTCCAGGCTAAGCAGTTTGCCGACCTGCTCGAACGTATTGTTTCTCTACACGAGCAGAACGCGTTAGAACGTAAACGCTTCCGTATCGAGCCTGCAAGCTGA
- a CDS encoding glycosyltransferase family 4 protein: protein MSAPRFVCVTNIPTPYRLFQFRLMHGQLAARTWDFQVWFMAPSEPNRNWTFQESDFDFPHLFLRGVHWNAASSSCHFNREVVSVIRRTRPEVLLVAGSWTTPTVWLTGMSNKSKIKIFWSESHLASIQHNGRISSLLRRFVLGRFSEFAVPGMLAREYVEAYARPARIHSLPNLVDPRFFRDRVATLRQTHPLQAGRGQRTLLLVARLAPEKGILQFLRGIRLLKKDERSRLRIVIAGDGPQRRLIQEQALDLGITLLGHKDQRELLNLYAEADGFCLPSLSDPNPLAVIEALWGGLPLLLSSRVGNHPECLVPEQNGFRFDPLSPESIAGAVSKWLLLSRRELNHFGNRSLDIAEREFSPEAAISRLLDEVLPNPIASIADDTDGKLSCRQAAS from the coding sequence GTGAGCGCTCCTCGATTCGTCTGTGTCACCAACATTCCGACTCCGTACCGGCTGTTTCAGTTCCGGCTCATGCATGGGCAACTTGCTGCGAGGACTTGGGACTTTCAAGTCTGGTTCATGGCTCCGTCAGAGCCAAATCGAAATTGGACATTCCAAGAGTCTGATTTCGATTTCCCGCACCTCTTCTTGCGCGGCGTGCATTGGAATGCGGCGAGTTCATCCTGCCATTTCAATCGCGAAGTCGTCTCTGTCATCCGCCGCACACGGCCTGAGGTTTTGCTGGTTGCGGGATCTTGGACGACACCAACCGTCTGGCTGACAGGAATGAGCAACAAATCAAAGATAAAAATCTTCTGGTCTGAATCACATCTTGCATCCATTCAACACAATGGCCGGATTTCTAGCCTGCTGCGCCGATTTGTCCTTGGACGTTTCAGCGAATTTGCGGTTCCGGGAATGCTTGCCAGGGAATATGTCGAGGCGTACGCACGGCCTGCGCGAATCCACAGTCTTCCCAATTTGGTCGATCCGCGGTTCTTTCGCGATCGCGTCGCGACGCTTCGGCAAACGCATCCATTGCAAGCGGGCCGGGGCCAGCGAACTCTTCTTCTCGTTGCGAGACTCGCACCGGAAAAGGGGATTCTGCAGTTTTTGCGCGGCATTCGGCTCCTGAAGAAAGATGAGCGCTCGCGATTGCGCATCGTCATTGCCGGAGACGGGCCGCAGAGGCGATTAATACAGGAACAGGCGCTTGATCTAGGGATCACGCTCTTGGGACACAAAGACCAGCGCGAACTCCTCAATTTGTACGCCGAAGCCGATGGGTTTTGTCTGCCATCGCTGTCGGATCCAAATCCGCTGGCGGTGATCGAAGCGCTTTGGGGCGGGCTGCCCTTGCTGCTGTCGTCGCGAGTTGGGAATCATCCCGAATGCCTAGTTCCTGAGCAGAACGGATTCCGGTTCGACCCACTCTCGCCGGAATCGATCGCGGGAGCAGTTTCAAAATGGCTTTTGCTCAGTCGACGAGAGTTGAATCATTTCGGGAATCGTTCGTTGGATATTGCTGAACGTGAGTTCAGTCCCGAAGCAGCGATTAGCCGGCTCCTAGATGAAGTACTTCCAAATCCAATCGCATCTATTGCTGACGATACGGATGGAAAACTGAGCTGTCGGCAAGCAGCGAGTTGA